The following coding sequences are from one Chaetodon trifascialis isolate fChaTrf1 chromosome 24, fChaTrf1.hap1, whole genome shotgun sequence window:
- the LOC139327980 gene encoding zinc finger protein GLI2-like: MEQYLRSVHGSPTLSMISAARGLSPADLAHEHLKERGLFGLPPPPGASPAEYYHLMASHRSPYSELFMQGAGSAAGAHLSDYITPIDVSRFSSPRLTPRLSRKRALSISPLSDASIDLQTMIRTSPNSLVAYINNSRSSSAASSSYGHLSVGGLSPSFPFPHPINPVAYQQLLSQQRGLSAFGHTPPLVQPPPPFSARQPGLGLSSLPASAHSDLSSKNLSGDSAVSSTVDPMITKRSKVKTEAEGLRPLSPGSPNLHGSLLDLKDDADRDECKQEPEAVYETNCHWEACSKEYDTQDQLVHHINNDHIHGEKKEFVCRWDDCSREQKPFKAQYMLVVHMRRHTGEKPHKCTFEGCAKAYSRLENLKTHLRSHTGEKPYVCEHEGCNKAFSNASDRAKHQNRTHSNEKPYVCKIPGCTKRYTDPSSLRKHVKTVHGPEAHVTKKQRSELPPRPPAPRENGENETGSREKIQREDKISDSSSPRGREDYLHVKSIKAENSVMYQSSPGGQSSCSSEPSPLGSATNNDSGVEMAAHSGGSLGDLSTPDDLPFVESLGCEDSTGGVAVVGLHLRKQFGTSQRLEHLKKEKLKTVRDSCRWASNPKPPALGTKLPPIPASGSLLESPSMGGGLMSFPGSGFGDLSSGKMTLLENLSERRDSTSSTLSSVYTLSRRSSGISPCYSSRRSSQASQFGANRPSNLSSADSYDPISADISRRSSQTSQCGGSSGGAGGYGGRGLPSPLSLTPAQHYRLKAKYAAATGGAPPTPLPYMDQMCLKTHTALYSDSQESSTTTKIPSRQYSSYITRSLMPHEVPSNIPRRASDPVRRVAADHLSQPQMHRYNSMGTLSGGVTMQPHPPPAADRQHSSQQGCLRSDGSPHRYPYSLRPPSISENVTMEMITGDISEEDLLLPDLSTDNRDTANRVPTSQQIFQGPPSLQQQVYYQRRMAMVNTNMNLSRQVLASSTSPGQQQHLCPSSPSSSKAHASVQWNKVSLDASQNISTPQVQGNLAVLQQNQNFGCFHNNLSSDQQMIENLVNSTQQRSRQMNAEPGANCLQQQRFQQLNEGMSSEYRFSESIRPYDKNGNTTAAMLSPTCKQEPVDMDTADTHFADAGFQPVQVKTEDCDGLIMISDQQNCNMTSQYPLQTGNQSHLQPKPPTAPKSVNRHLSGHPSNANPDVASKLSSGGGLGLHCSDGGGDNALYYIGQIQVFEPSGNLDHPVSPVVVVPPFENEANSSGDHEVSRPADCNAALEQAQIDFDSMLDDGDHSSLMSGTLSPGLLQSLSQSSSRLTTPRNSVTLPAVPVATGNMAIGDMSSLLTALAEESKFLDLMS; encoded by the exons ATGGAGCAGTACCTGCGCTCGGTGCACGGCAGCCCCACCCTGTCCATGATCTCGGCGGCCCGAGGACTCAGCCCTGCCGACT TGGCCCATGAGCATTTAAAGGAGCGTGGGTTGTTCGGCCTCCCGCCCCCCCCGGGGGCGAGCCCGGCCGAGTATTACCACCTGATGGCCAGTCACCGGAGCCCCTACAGCGAGCTGTTCATGCAGGGCGCCGGGTCCGCCGCGGGGGCTCACCTGTCCGACTACATCACCCCCATCGATG TGTCGCGCTTCTCCAGCCCCAGACTGACGCCCCGGCTGAGCAGGAAGAGAGCTCTTTCCATCTCGCCGCTGTCGGACGCCAGCATCGACCTCCAGACGATGATCCGCACTTCGCCCAACTCGCTGGTCGCCTACATCAACAACTCGCGCTCCAGCTCGGCGGCCAGCAGCTCCTACGGACACCTGTCGGTCGGAGGCCTCAG CCCGTCCTTCCCCTTCCCTCACCCCATCAACCCCGTGGCTtaccagcagctcctctcccaGCAGCGGGGGCTCAGCGCCTTCGGCCACACTCCGCCTCTGGTCCAGCCTCCGCCCCCCTTCTCCGCCCGTCAGCCGGGCCTCGGGCTCTCCTCGCTGCCCGCCTCCGCCCACAGCGACCTGTCGTCCAAG aaCCTCAGCGGCGACTCGGCGGTCAGCAGCACGGTCGACCCCATGATcaccaaaaggtcaaaggtgaagaCCGAAGCAGAGGGACTGAGGCCGCTGTCTCCTGGTTCACCG AACCTTCACGGCAGCCTGCTGGACCTGAAGGACGATGCGGATCGAGACGAGTGCAAGCAGGAGCCGGAGGCGGTCTACGAGACCAACTGTCACTGGGAGGCCTGCAGCAAGGAGTACGACACCCAAGACCAGCTGGTCCac CACATCAATAATGACCACATCCACGGCGAGAAGAAGGAGTTCGTGTGCCGCTGGGACGACTGTTCGCGGGAGCAGAAGCCCTTCAAAGCTCAGTACATGCTGGTGGTTCACATGCGCCGACACACAGGGGAGAAGCCACACAAGTGCACG ttCGAGGGCTGTGCGAAGGCCTACTCCCGTCTGGAGAACCTCAAAACTCACCTGCGCTCGCACACCGGGGAGAAACCGTACGTCTGCGAGCACGAAGGCTGCAACAAAGCCTTCTCCAACGCCTCGGACCGAGCCAAACACCAGAACCGGACCCACTCCAACGAG AAACCCTACGTATGTAAGATCCCCGGCTGTACGAAGCGCTACACAGACCCCAGCTCCCTCAGGAAGCACGTGAAGACGGTCCACGGCCCGGAGGCCCACGTCACCAAGAAGCAGCGCAGCGAGCTGCCGCCGAGGCCGCCGGCGCCCCGGGAGAACGGCGAGAACGAGACGGGCAGTAGAGAGAAAATCCAGAGGGAGGACAAGatttcagacagcagctcccCCAGAGGCAGGGAGGACTACCTGCACGTCAAATCCATCAAGGCGGAGAACTCTGTG ATGTATCAGTCCAGCCCTGGCGGTCAGTCATCATGTAGCAGCGAACCATCACCACTTGGCAGCGCCACCAACAATGACAGTGGAGTAGAAATGGCGGCGCACAGCGGGGGAAGCCTGGGGGACCTCAGCACCCCGGACGACCTGCCCTTCGTGGAGTCCTTAGGCTGTGAAGACTCCACCGGTGGGGTCGCGGTGGTGGGTCTCCACCTCCGAAAGCAGTTCGGCACCAGCCAACGCCTGGAGCATCTTAAGAAGGAGAAGCTGAAGACCGTGAGGGACTCGTGTCGGTGGGCCAGCAACCCAAAGCCCCCGGCCCTCGGCACGAAGCTCCCACCCATACCAGCAAGTG GGTCCCTCCTGGAGAGTCCAAGTATGGGTGGTGGTCTGATGTCCTTCCCTGGTTCTGGCTTTGGTGATCTGAGCTCTGGTAAAATGACTCTGCTGGAAAACCTTTCAGAGCGCCGTGACAGCACCTCCAGTACCCTGAGCTCAGTGTACACCCTCAGCCGCCGCTCCTCAGGCATCTCCCCTTGCTACTCAAGTCGGCGCTCAAGCCAGGCATCGCAGTTCGGTGCAAACCGTCCCAGCAACCTTAGCTCTGCCGACTCCTATGACCCCATCTCTGCTGACATCTCCCGTCGATCCAGTCAGACCAGCCAGTGTGGGGGAAGCAGCGGAGGAGCGGGAGGGTATGGGGGAAGGGGTTTACCCAGCCCCCTCAGCCTGACGCCAGCCCAGCACTACCGCCTGAAGGCGAAATATGCTGCTGCCACTGGAGGTGCACCGCCTACGCCTCTTCCATACATGGACCAAATGTGTCTGAAGACCCACACAGCCCTGTACAGCGACTCCCAAGaatcctccaccaccaccaaaatACCATCCAGGCAGTACAGCAGCTACATCACGCGGAGTCTGATGCCCCATGAGGTCCCGTCTAACATCCCCCGCAGAGCCAGTGACCCTGTGAGACGCGTGGCTGCAGATCATCTCAGCCAGCCACAAATGCACCGCTACAACAGCATGGGCACGCTGAGTGGAGGCGTGACCATGCAGCCCCACCCGCCTCCTGCAGCAGATCGCCAACATTCATCCCAGCAAGGCTGCCTGAGATCAGATGGTAGTCCCCACCGCTACCCTTACAGCCTGAGGCCTCCCAGCATCTCAGAGAATGTCACCATGGAGATGATAACGGGTGATATCTCTGAGGAGGACCTGCTGCTGCCTGACCTCAGCACTGACAACCGAGACACAGCCAACAGAGTGCCAACCAGTCAACAAATTTTCCAAGGACCCCCcagtctccagcagcaggtgtACTACCAGAGAAGGATGGCCATGGTGAACACCAACATGAACTTATCTCGTCAGGTTTTGGCCTCCAGCACAAGTCCTGGGCAGCAACAGCACCTGTGTCCATCTTCACCGAGCAGCAGCAAGGCCCATGCAAGTGTTCAGTGGAACAAAGTCTCGTTAGATGCCAGCCAGAACATCTCCACACCGCAGGTCCAAGGGAACCTGGCTGTCCTCCAGCAAAACCAGAactttggatgttttcacaACAATTTGAGCTCCGACCAGCAGATGATTGAAAACCTTGTTAACTCAacacagcagagatccagacAGATGAATGCTGAACCAGGAGCAAActgcctccagcagcagaggttCCAGCAGCTCAATGAAGGAATGAGTTCTGAGTACAGGTTCAGTGAAAGCATCCGTCCCTATGACAAGAACGGTAACACCACAGCAGCCATGCTAAGCCCCACGTGCAAACAGGAGCCGGTGGACATGGACACTGCTGACACGCACTTTGCTGATGCTGGATTTCAGCCTGTGCAAGTTAAAACTGAAGACTGTGATGGACTAATCATGATTTCAGATCAGCAGAACTGCAACATGACCTCCCAGTATCCTTTGCAAACTGGGAATCAGAGCCATCTCCAACCAAAGCCACCAACTGCACCTAAATCTGTAAACAGGCACCTTTCGGGGCACCCGAGTAATGCTAACCCGGACGTTGCCTCCAAATTATCCAGTGGTGGTGGTTTAGGACTTCACTGCAGCGATGGCGGTGGTGACAATGCCTTGTACTACATCGGGCAGATTCAAGTATTTGAACCCAGCGGGAACTTGGACCATCCTGTTTCTCCTGTGGTGGTTGTTCCTCCTTTTGAAAACGAAGCCAACAGTTCAGGCGACCACGAGGTGTCCAGACCTGCAGACTGTAACGCAGCACTGGAGCAGGCGCAGATAGACTTTGACAGCATGCTGGACGACGGGGACCACTCCAGCCTCATGTCTGGAACGCTGAGTCCAGGTCTGCTCCAGAGCCTGTCCCAGAGCTCCTCTCGCCTCACGACGCCCAGGAACTCGGTCACGTTGCCCGCTGTGCCGGTGGCGACGGGGAACATGGCCATTGGGGACATGAGCTCGCTGCTGACCGCTCTGGCAGAAGAGAGCAAGTTCCTGGACTTGATGTCGTAG